CGGGGATCGAGTAGGGCTTGAACTGCGTGCCGTAGCTCGGATCGGGGAGCGGCTCGCCGTGCGGACCTTCGCCGGGCACGCTCAGCCGCACCAGGAAGCCCTCCACCACCTCGTCGACCTTCGGAGGCCTGCCACGTCCATCCTTGGCGTGGCAGGTGGAGCAGGACCGCGCGTTGAACGTGGGACCGAGGCCCTGCCGCGCGGTGGTCGTGGCGGGAAACACGACCCAGCTCGCGTCGAAGAAGCTGTGGCCCGTGTTGAAGAGCGCCCGCTGATCTTCGTCGAGGTTCGCCGCCGGCATGGTGAAGGCGTTGCTGCCGAAGATCATCTGGTTGGTCGTCTCGCCACCGGGCAGCGCCTCGGCGGGATCGACGGCCTCGGCGCCCTCGTTCCCGCCGCACGAGGCCAGGAGGAGGGCCGCAAGGAGCGGCCCCTTCACGGATCGCTTCGCCACGCGAGCCTGGCCTTTCGAGGAGCCGGCGTCAGTCACCGATCGTCACCGTCATTCCGAAGCGCTTGAAGATCTCGAAGAGCCGCTTCTCCTGGGCCCGGAGCGCGTGGATCGCAGCCTGGACCTGAGCGTTGCCCTCGTCGTTGCCCGGCTGGATCGCGCGGTCGAAGGAGGGATCGATCGCCGCCATCGCGGAAACGGTCGCGGCGATCGCGTCGCGGGTCCGGTCGGCGAGCTCGGGATCGACGGCGGCGACCACATCGTAGACGCCGACTCCCTCGACGCGGCTCCCGTCCAGACGCACGTAGCGCCCCAGGAAGACGTTCTCGATTCCCACCGCGTCGAGGAAGACGTCCTGCTGGGTGTTGTCGCTGAAGCAGGACTGCTCGTCCTTCTGCGCGCCCGAGTCCAGGGCGGTCTGGAGCCGGTCGCCGGCGAGCTCGGCGCCCGTCATCTTGATGAGGCCGGTGAGGATCTGCTTCAGCGCTTCGCGCGGATCGAGCGACTCCAGCTCGTTCCGGAAGTTGCCCGCCTCGGGCGCCCACGCGTCGGTCACCTCCTGGAGGTGGTCGACGAGGAGCCCGCCCGCGAGGCGAAGATAGAGACCGCGACGATCCTGGTTGTCGGCCGTGCCGTCCTCGCCGAACACGTAGTCGGTGTGGGGCCGCTCACCGTGGGGCTTACCGAGGCTCTGGCCCCAGAGCAGGAACTCGATCGGGTGGAAGCCGGTGGCGATGTCGTGGGGCTGTCCGTCCTTCTCGTTGAGGGAGACGAGGGTCTCGGCGTCGAGGGTGAGCGAACGGTCGTTGATGATCCCGACGTCGGGACGTCCTTCCACGTAGTCGATGTACTGCTCGTCGATCGGCCACGCGTTGATGTTCGCTTCGAGATCGTTCTCCGGATCGTCGATCGGTCCGTCGTAGAAGCGGAAGGCCTCGGTCTGGGAGTACGGAGCGCGGGCGGCCCTCCACGCTTCGCGAGCGGACTCCATCGTCTCCGCGGTCGGCGTCTCGACCAGGTGCCCGATTGCAGCGTCGAGCTCCTTCGCGCGCTGCAGCGAGTCCTCGTAGCCGGCGCGGACGAGGCGTCCGTAGGTCCGGATCGCGTCGGCCGAGTTGGCGGGCATCTCCAGCGTGGGATTGGTGCTCTTCCCGTCGCCGCTTCCGCAGCCGACGATCGAAATCGCCGCCGCTGCTGCCCATGCCGCCTTCGTCCAGCTCCGCATCATTCGCCCCTTGGATGAGGTTGAGAATTGTTCTCAAGTTCAAGTGTGACGGAGAACTTACTCCTTTCTCGTGCGGCCGCAAGCCCGATCTGGAGCCTGGCGGGCGTCCCTCCGCGCCCCGCCGTCAGCGCGTAATGCCCGGAGGCCCCGTTCGTCTGCAGGGGTGGAAGGCGCCGACGGGACATCCGGTCCCGGATCGGACGCCCAGAACGAAGGGAACGCCATGAAGACCGAGACCTGCTCCTGCAACCCCTGCCACGCCGACGTCTGCAAGTGCTCGAGCCGCGCCGACGCCAAGCCCGCCGCGAACAACGGCTGCTGCTGCGGCGACGCTTGCGGATGCGGCGAGGCCTGCGATTGCCCCACCTCCTGCGGCTGCAACTAGACCGTTCCACCGGAATCGAGGCGCCCCGGGGTCGATCCGGGCGCCTGGATGGCCTCGACGAACGCCCGCGCGTACGATTCGAGGGCGGGGCCGAGGCTCCGGGGCGAGCGCTTGCCGGCCGGGATGCGCGGGTGTAATGCCCGCGCCCCTCGGCCGTCTTCCGATCCCCCGATCGCCCCCGGTGGCGGTCTGGTGCGGAGGATCATCATGGGTTGCTGCGGTTCAAACGACATGCGGGAGTCCCCGACCATCGCCGAGAACCTCTACGGCCAGAACGACCGCTTCCTGCGCTTCGTGGAGCGGCGGGTCGGCTCGAAGGCGCTCGCGGAGGAGATCCTCCAGGACGCCTACGTGAAGAGCCTGACGAGCGCCGGCTCGGTCCGCGACGACGAGTCGATCACCGCGTGGTTCTACCGGCTCCTGCGCAACGCCATCATCGACGGGCAGCGACGCCGCGGGGTGGAGAGCCGGAGCCTCGAGCGCATCGCTGTCGAGCCCGGCGAGGCGGAGCCGCTGCCGGATGCGGCGCTCATGGACGCCGT
The Vulgatibacter incomptus DNA segment above includes these coding regions:
- a CDS encoding RNA polymerase sigma factor, with the translated sequence MRESPTIAENLYGQNDRFLRFVERRVGSKALAEEILQDAYVKSLTSAGSVRDDESITAWFYRLLRNAIIDGQRRRGVESRSLERIAVEPGEAEPLPDAALMDAVCSCVGALVDTLKPEYAAAIRRVEVEGSAVGAFAEEAGITPNNARVRLHRAREALRRAVTEYCGSCAGGGCRDCSCQSPRPA
- a CDS encoding imelysin family protein — its product is MMRSWTKAAWAAAAAISIVGCGSGDGKSTNPTLEMPANSADAIRTYGRLVRAGYEDSLQRAKELDAAIGHLVETPTAETMESAREAWRAARAPYSQTEAFRFYDGPIDDPENDLEANINAWPIDEQYIDYVEGRPDVGIINDRSLTLDAETLVSLNEKDGQPHDIATGFHPIEFLLWGQSLGKPHGERPHTDYVFGEDGTADNQDRRGLYLRLAGGLLVDHLQEVTDAWAPEAGNFRNELESLDPREALKQILTGLIKMTGAELAGDRLQTALDSGAQKDEQSCFSDNTQQDVFLDAVGIENVFLGRYVRLDGSRVEGVGVYDVVAAVDPELADRTRDAIAATVSAMAAIDPSFDRAIQPGNDEGNAQVQAAIHALRAQEKRLFEIFKRFGMTVTIGD